The following are encoded in a window of Chitinophagaceae bacterium genomic DNA:
- a CDS encoding helix-turn-helix transcriptional regulator, protein MDTINTAVLHNHFGNNGHRLLYADERYSEEEMSFSEPALGAGNIRTIATAAMRLTEFCLQTGHPVKLADTQPSETTESAFILKGDIESRFNNAKDTMRFSRQQHNLQYNTDFSGEHTLHSGELHALTITYAPSFLHGLVNACEGSTWHAFRKSLEKKQRFLASPAPVYCRNEMQDIIRSICHCRFQGLTRYLYIESKMMELFVLQMEQLHTHQALHPGEKWRPADKDKLISVKEFIDEHYLDPLTLKEIASTFGLNEFKLKKGYKHFFQATVFGHIHHLRMQKAKQLLQEKEMNVSETAYFIGYNNVSSFSAEFKKRFGYNPSRE, encoded by the coding sequence ATGGATACGATCAATACTGCCGTCTTACATAATCATTTTGGCAATAACGGGCACCGGCTGCTGTATGCCGATGAACGGTATTCCGAAGAGGAAATGAGTTTCAGCGAACCTGCATTGGGTGCTGGTAATATCCGCACTATCGCAACAGCAGCCATGCGACTCACCGAATTCTGCCTGCAAACCGGCCATCCGGTTAAACTGGCAGATACCCAGCCATCTGAAACAACGGAATCAGCCTTTATCTTAAAGGGAGATATTGAATCGAGGTTTAACAATGCAAAGGATACCATGAGGTTCAGCAGGCAGCAGCACAACCTGCAATACAATACAGATTTCAGTGGTGAACATACCCTGCATTCCGGTGAATTGCATGCACTCACCATAACCTATGCCCCATCCTTCCTGCACGGGCTGGTAAATGCATGCGAAGGCAGTACATGGCATGCTTTCCGGAAAAGCCTGGAAAAAAAACAACGGTTCCTGGCATCACCGGCCCCGGTTTATTGCCGGAATGAAATGCAGGACATCATACGATCCATATGTCATTGCCGGTTCCAGGGACTCACCCGCTACCTGTACATTGAAAGCAAGATGATGGAATTATTTGTGCTGCAGATGGAGCAGCTGCACACACACCAGGCCCTGCACCCTGGAGAAAAATGGCGACCCGCTGACAAGGATAAATTGATCTCCGTAAAAGAATTCATAGATGAGCATTACCTTGATCCCCTTACACTAAAAGAAATCGCCAGTACATTCGGGCTTAATGAATTCAAACTAAAAAAAGGGTATAAGCATTTCTTCCAGGCTACGGTTTTTGGTCATATACATCACTTACGTATGCAGAAAGCAAAGCAACTTCTCCAGGAAAAAGAAATGAATGTTTCGGAGACCGCTTATTTCATCGGGTACAACAATGTGAGCAGTTTCTCCGCCGAATTCAAAAAAAGGTTTGGCTATAATCCCAGCAGGGAGTGA
- the mazG gene encoding nucleoside triphosphate pyrophosphohydrolase, producing MSNSNADSFLRLVKIMDELREQCPWDKKQTIHTLRQLTIEETYELADAITESDWRSIKEELGDLMLHLVFYARIGAEQQQFSLDEVLNGICDKLIARHPHIYPSTGLPTGQAGSGLTHVNNEEDVKRNWEKLKLKEGKVSVLAGVPKSLPSMVKAMRLQEKAKQVGFEWDNRDQVWEKVEEEQKELFEAIRSGDVNKMEDELGDVFFSLVNFARFLQVDAENALERTNKKFIQRFTQMESAALNTGKPLQDMTLEEMDSIWNSIKKQQTS from the coding sequence ATGTCCAATTCCAATGCTGATTCATTTCTCCGGCTGGTGAAGATCATGGATGAACTCCGGGAACAATGCCCCTGGGACAAGAAACAAACCATTCATACCCTGCGCCAGCTTACCATTGAAGAAACCTATGAGCTGGCCGACGCCATCACCGAAAGCGACTGGAGATCGATCAAAGAAGAGCTGGGCGACCTGATGCTTCACCTTGTGTTTTACGCCAGGATAGGGGCCGAGCAGCAGCAGTTCAGCCTGGATGAAGTGCTCAACGGCATCTGCGATAAGCTCATAGCCCGGCACCCGCACATTTATCCTTCGACAGGCCTGCCTACCGGCCAGGCAGGCTCAGGACTTACCCATGTAAATAACGAAGAAGATGTTAAAAGGAACTGGGAGAAACTGAAGCTGAAAGAAGGCAAGGTATCGGTACTGGCCGGGGTGCCCAAATCATTGCCATCCATGGTAAAAGCCATGCGGCTGCAGGAAAAGGCAAAGCAGGTGGGCTTTGAATGGGACAACCGGGACCAGGTTTGGGAGAAAGTGGAAGAGGAGCAGAAAGAACTTTTTGAAGCCATCCGGTCGGGGGATGTGAACAAAATGGAAGATGAATTGGGAGATGTTTTCTTCTCGCTGGTAAACTTTGCAAGGTTTTTGCAGGTAGATGCCGAGAATGCACTGGAGCGTACCAACAAAAAATTCATCCAGCGGTTTACCCAAATGGAATCAGCGGCCCTTAATACCGGCAAACCCCTGCAGGATATGACCCTGGAAGAAATGGACAGCATCTGGAACAGCATCAAGAAGCAGCAAACAAGTTAA
- a CDS encoding HAMP domain-containing histidine kinase codes for MQNNNPFRRFIIQNSYLLIIAAWFITISFIIDNYWSGNSSVGAVKENLQGYIHRHEKDFEKLLADTAAMQMIRNNRYEEDFLQKQVGKKYFIYRYFVNDIGLRKLEFWNTQTVLPSDELLASADSTGFIQLENGYYVWRKVNDASGILVALIPVKWNYFITNTYLRNTFATGRDIERNYDISLQPNASPVRSVHGRPLFYLTEKQNIVIPKNNQVAVWLRILTAMIVLLFIHLLANFLVANKGLGKALLFLLASILLLRVMSYYLPVPLNFRQFELFDPSIYGSNIVFRSLGDLLINSMLFTWIILFTHYHLKDEKIQLGNKRPEFRWVVLAAACVGLLVATFVAGDIVRSLVADSQISFDVINFFTLNIYSVTGFVVLCCVAMGYFLLSQVLLHFIQPFFPKSSPVFYLATAIGGLIYLSFQLGKENAGFKLFILAWLIVYLLLLYRGNLGISSRKVASLRLIFWLFFFSVTITSVIVVENSRKELRNRRHYAETLSTKADPTSETLLNTLLTDFRSEYLAANFHRLTTDSSSRFFKDSLVNGNFSGYTNKYVTRIYTFDANEDPLFNDDGTGFNELNTVMKTQAKPTNNPDLFYYDESYDRFSYISKKTITDFDGDTLGYAFILANPRKYKTDALNLELFSRGTSNAIENSAVYAFAVYNNLQLVSSHNDYAFPTKLTPAQVPIEEFMTVKKGSYDELWYRAGAQKVVIIAKENNFLIESITLFSYLFCAFLLVTGVFSLLNVLIRTRFSRFRFRNYWQLSIRNQIYGTVIFISAISFIIIGVATILFFISRYQNTNREKLSRVIHVMENEVRISLSDLAIFDDVVKVYDEAYREKLEKIIDKISEIHAVDVNLYDLDGNLKVSSLPLPYNKGIISTRMDPIAYYHLHKGKEVQYFKEEKIGKLNFISNYVPVIDGSGREYAYLNIPYFTSESKLQEEIANFLVTIINLNAFIFLIAGIVALFITNRITRSFSFISKKMKAVSLGQLNEAIDWKRDDEIGELVKEYNKMVAKLDDSAVALAKSEREGAWREMARQVAHEIKNPLTPMKLSLQYLQKSISNDAGNVKELTANVAQTLVEQIDHLNHIAGEFSQFANIGNPHNEVFNLNDVITLACQLHAVDERIRINWKPLEGPVRIHADRTHINRLFTNLILNAIQAVPEDKQVNIDMLELLADGKVLVKVKDNGNGIPEEMQAKIFTPNFTTKTSGTGLGLAMSKGIVEQARGRIWFETKAGEGTTFFVELPVVNEK; via the coding sequence TTGCAAAACAATAATCCTTTTAGACGTTTTATCATCCAAAACAGTTATCTGCTGATAATTGCTGCCTGGTTCATTACCATATCCTTTATCATCGACAATTACTGGTCGGGCAATTCTTCGGTAGGCGCCGTTAAAGAGAACCTGCAGGGCTATATCCACCGTCATGAAAAGGATTTTGAAAAACTGCTGGCCGATACCGCCGCCATGCAGATGATCCGGAACAACCGCTATGAAGAGGATTTCCTGCAGAAGCAGGTTGGTAAGAAATATTTTATCTACCGCTATTTTGTGAACGACATCGGCCTGCGCAAACTGGAATTCTGGAATACACAGACCGTGCTGCCCTCGGATGAGTTGCTGGCATCGGCCGACAGCACCGGGTTCATACAACTGGAGAACGGTTATTATGTGTGGCGCAAGGTAAATGATGCGTCGGGTATCCTGGTTGCACTGATTCCGGTGAAATGGAATTATTTTATCACCAATACATACCTGCGTAATACGTTTGCCACCGGGCGTGACATTGAAAGGAATTACGATATTTCCCTACAGCCCAATGCTTCCCCGGTAAGGTCGGTTCATGGCCGGCCATTATTTTACCTGACCGAAAAGCAGAACATCGTGATCCCGAAGAATAACCAGGTTGCGGTGTGGTTAAGGATATTGACCGCGATGATCGTATTGCTGTTCATTCACCTGCTGGCTAATTTTTTAGTGGCCAACAAGGGACTGGGAAAGGCTTTACTGTTTCTGCTTGCAAGTATTCTTTTACTCCGGGTCATGAGTTATTATTTGCCGGTACCGCTCAACTTCCGGCAGTTTGAATTGTTCGACCCTTCCATTTACGGTTCAAATATCGTGTTCCGGTCATTGGGCGACCTGCTGATAAATTCCATGCTGTTCACCTGGATCATTTTATTCACCCATTATCACCTGAAGGACGAGAAGATCCAGTTGGGTAATAAAAGACCTGAATTCAGATGGGTGGTGCTTGCTGCCGCCTGTGTGGGATTGCTGGTCGCAACCTTTGTTGCAGGCGATATCGTGCGCAGCCTGGTGGCTGATTCGCAGATATCCTTTGATGTGATCAATTTCTTCACGCTGAATATTTACAGTGTTACCGGTTTCGTGGTACTGTGCTGCGTGGCCATGGGGTATTTTTTACTGAGCCAGGTACTGCTCCACTTCATCCAGCCATTCTTCCCGAAAAGTTCCCCGGTATTTTACCTGGCCACGGCCATCGGCGGATTAATTTACCTCAGTTTTCAGTTGGGAAAAGAAAATGCCGGCTTTAAATTATTCATACTGGCCTGGCTCATCGTTTACCTGTTACTGTTGTACCGTGGAAACCTGGGCATATCCAGCCGCAAAGTGGCATCCCTGCGGCTTATTTTCTGGCTTTTCTTTTTTTCGGTCACCATCACTTCCGTGATCGTAGTGGAGAACAGCCGGAAGGAACTGCGTAACCGCAGGCATTATGCAGAAACACTTTCCACCAAGGCCGACCCGACCAGCGAAACCCTGCTGAATACCCTGCTCACCGATTTCCGGAGCGAATACCTGGCAGCGAATTTTCACCGGCTTACAACCGATTCATCCAGCCGGTTCTTTAAAGACAGCCTGGTGAACGGGAATTTTTCGGGCTATACCAATAAGTACGTGACCCGGATCTATACATTTGATGCCAATGAAGATCCTTTGTTCAACGATGATGGTACGGGTTTCAATGAACTGAATACCGTAATGAAGACCCAGGCAAAGCCCACCAATAACCCGGATCTTTTTTACTATGATGAATCGTACGACCGGTTCAGCTACATCAGCAAGAAGACGATCACCGATTTTGACGGGGATACCCTGGGCTATGCATTCATACTGGCCAATCCCCGTAAGTATAAAACAGATGCCCTTAACCTGGAACTTTTTTCCCGGGGCACCAGCAATGCCATTGAGAATTCGGCCGTGTATGCTTTTGCGGTGTACAATAACCTGCAACTGGTGAGCAGTCACAACGATTATGCTTTTCCAACAAAACTTACTCCCGCGCAGGTGCCTATAGAGGAATTCATGACCGTGAAGAAAGGCAGTTACGACGAACTCTGGTACCGTGCCGGGGCACAGAAGGTGGTGATCATCGCCAAAGAGAATAATTTCCTGATCGAATCCATCACCCTGTTCTCGTACCTGTTTTGCGCCTTTTTGCTGGTCACGGGCGTATTCTCGCTGCTGAATGTGCTCATCCGTACCCGGTTCAGCCGGTTCCGGTTCAGGAATTACTGGCAGCTCAGCATCCGCAACCAGATATACGGCACGGTTATCTTCATCAGCGCCATTTCGTTCATCATCATCGGGGTGGCAACCATCCTGTTCTTCATCAGCCGCTACCAGAATACAAACCGGGAAAAGCTGAGCCGGGTGATCCATGTAATGGAGAACGAAGTACGCATCTCCTTATCGGACCTGGCCATCTTCGACGATGTGGTGAAAGTTTATGATGAGGCCTACCGCGAAAAACTGGAGAAGATCATCGACAAGATATCCGAGATCCATGCCGTGGATGTTAACCTCTACGACCTGGACGGCAATTTAAAAGTGTCCTCGCTGCCCCTGCCTTACAACAAGGGCATCATCAGCACCCGGATGGACCCCATTGCCTACTACCATCTTCATAAAGGGAAGGAAGTGCAGTATTTCAAAGAAGAGAAGATCGGCAAACTGAATTTCATCAGCAACTATGTGCCGGTTATTGACGGCAGCGGCCGGGAATATGCGTACCTGAATATTCCCTACTTCACTTCGGAAAGCAAGTTGCAGGAAGAGATCGCCAATTTCCTCGTCACCATCATCAACCTCAATGCATTCATCTTTTTAATAGCCGGCATCGTGGCGCTGTTCATCACCAACCGCATCACCCGTTCCTTCTCGTTCATCAGCAAAAAAATGAAAGCGGTGAGCCTGGGGCAGCTGAACGAAGCCATCGACTGGAAGAGGGACGATGAGATCGGGGAACTGGTGAAGGAATACAACAAGATGGTGGCCAAACTGGATGACAGTGCCGTGGCCCTTGCCAAAAGCGAACGGGAGGGCGCCTGGCGTGAAATGGCCCGGCAGGTGGCGCATGAGATAAAGAACCCGCTGACACCGATGAAGCTGAGCCTCCAGTACCTGCAGAAATCCATCAGCAACGATGCAGGGAATGTAAAGGAACTTACTGCCAACGTTGCGCAGACATTGGTGGAACAGATCGATCACCTCAATCATATAGCCGGGGAGTTCAGCCAGTTTGCCAATATCGGTAACCCGCACAATGAAGTATTCAACCTGAATGATGTGATCACCCTTGCCTGCCAGCTGCATGCCGTGGACGAACGCATACGCATCAACTGGAAACCGCTGGAAGGGCCGGTGCGTATCCATGCCGACCGTACACATATCAACCGCCTCTTCACCAATCTTATATTAAATGCCATACAGGCCGTGCCGGAGGATAAGCAGGTTAACATTGATATGCTGGAATTACTGGCCGATGGAAAAGTACTGGTGAAAGTGAAGGACAATGGCAACGGTATACCGGAAGAGATGCAGGCAAAGATCTTCACACCCAATTTTACTACCAAAACCTCGGGCACCGGGTTGGGACTTGCCATGAGCAAGGGCATCGTTGAGCAGGCCAGGGGAAGGATATGGTTTGAAACGAAGGCAGGAGAGGGGACTACGTTCTTTGTGGAACTGCCGGTGGTGAATGAAAAATGA